AACCGCCGTCAAGTTTTTGGCACCCGCGGACGCCGCCGTTGAAGGGACCGATGCGCCGCCGACGCTGGGACCGATCACGATCACGTTCTTGCCCTTCTATGTGGCCACGGCTTTGCTGTTGCCATTATTGGTGCGCTTACGGCGTCGCGATAAAAAGACTTCCTGGCCGACGCCGCGCGACTGGTTGCATTTCGCCATCGCCGGTATCGCTGGGCAGGTACTGGCACAGTTAGGGATGACATGGGGAGTGATGAAGTCGCTGGCGTCGAACGCCGCGGTGCTCAACCTGCTGATCCCGGTCTTTAGCGCCCTGCTGGCATCGCTGATGCTCGGCGAGCGGCTAACCCGGCTGCGGATTTTATGCCTGCTCATCGGCCTTATCGGAGTCGCGCTAATGTCCGTTAACGACCTCGAGCAAAGCGACTTTCTCGAACGCGGCTATCTGAGGGGCAATTTGTTGATTCTGCTGGGCTGCCTGGGCTCGTCGTTTTACAACGTCTATTGCAAGGGGCTGATGACGAAGTTTCACGAAGTCGAGATTCTCATCTACAGCTATATCACAGCTTCGCTCGCCAGTTTGCCGCTTCTGCTATGGTGCGAGCCGCTCAATCCGGCCGCGTTCGCCGCGCTCGACGGACGAGGCTGGGCCGCCCTGGCCTTTCTGGCCGTGTTCATGTACACGGTCTCGATGCTGCTTTTCTTTTATGTGCTGGAACACATTCCCGTCACCGTGGCCTCGGCGGCGCTGTATCTGGTGCCGCTATTTGGCGTGCTGTTGGCCAGCGCCCTGCTGGGGGAACGGATGAGCACGCTCGCGCTCGCCGGGGCGGGCGTGGTGCTGGCAGCAACGGTGCTCATCATGCGTTACGACAGCGCCGTCTAAACGCCTTATATCGTTCGTGCTGCAATAACTGCGGCAGCCAATGAAGACGATTTATCTCGCACGTGCTTCAACGTGCTCGTCGTCGCAGTCCCATCGGCGCCGGTTAGGGTACCCGCTTCGCGCGCACCCGCCGGCCGTCGAAGTTGAAAGTCACCGCCTCGATCGCACCCTGCGCATCGATAACCCAACCGCCGCTAACTTCGGGCTCTTCGGTAATGAATTCTGTCGCGGATTGTGGATACAGCTCGAAGGCCGCCTGCCTGGGCAGTTTGACGAACAAACGGTCCTCTTGCCGCGAGACCATCGCCACCGAAGCGGCATTCAGCGCATAACTGCCGACAAAGCGTTCCAATTGGTCGGCCTCGCTGTGAACCATTTCCCGCTCTTCCGGCAGGAAGTCGGGCCATGCGTAGACAATCGCGATGGCGTTCATGGTTTCGTTTACGGCTCGATTGCCGGCGTCGGAATTGGTCATCACGACCGCACCTTGACCGCGATCCAGCAGAGCGATGAAATTGCAGCGGAAGCCCTCATTTCCGCCGCCATGCTCAAAACGCCGTGTCGTACCACGTGTGACTAGAAAGGGTCCAAGCCCGACCGGGCCACCCCCTTGCGGTGTGAGCATCTGGTCGATCATTTCACGACTCAGAATTCTCTGTGATTTCCCTTCGTGGGTCAGTTGTAGTTCGATCGCGTAGCGCGCCATATCCGAGGGAGTTGTCCAGAGTCCCGCCGGAGCTTGCTCGGGA
The nucleotide sequence above comes from Pirellulales bacterium. Encoded proteins:
- a CDS encoding DMT family transporter, which gives rise to MPHDGPTPPVDRRSRGLWFLFLLALASLMWSAQGTAVKFLAPADAAVEGTDAPPTLGPITITFLPFYVATALLLPLLVRLRRRDKKTSWPTPRDWLHFAIAGIAGQVLAQLGMTWGVMKSLASNAAVLNLLIPVFSALLASLMLGERLTRLRILCLLIGLIGVALMSVNDLEQSDFLERGYLRGNLLILLGCLGSSFYNVYCKGLMTKFHEVEILIYSYITASLASLPLLLWCEPLNPAAFAALDGRGWAALAFLAVFMYTVSMLLFFYVLEHIPVTVASAALYLVPLFGVLLASALLGERMSTLALAGAGVVLAATVLIMRYDSAV